Proteins encoded within one genomic window of Bradyrhizobium sp. AZCC 1719:
- a CDS encoding DUF808 domain-containing protein, which translates to MSIGLIGLLDDVAGIAKVAAASLDDVASQAARAGAKAAGVVIDDTAVTPGYVIGFEPKRELPIVGRIAAGSLRNKLLILLPAALVLSYFLPWTITPLLMLGGAYLCYEGVEKVLEAVMPHQAHQHEAQLETVALNAQSVEDEKVASAVKTDFILSAEIMAITLAALPAGSIWKQALVLAVVAIGITVAVYGVVALIVKADDVGVALATNDRASLVGRALGRGIVRSMPVLLKILSVVGTAAMIWVGGGIILHGLEAYGPPAIEHAVKAAAEAVAHAVPPVAALLEWVVEAAISGVIGLLVGAASIPVVGFVVAPAWKWLKHLLQRGQNRPAQ; encoded by the coding sequence ATGAGTATCGGGCTGATCGGCCTTCTCGACGATGTCGCTGGTATCGCGAAGGTAGCTGCAGCCTCCCTCGATGATGTCGCCAGCCAGGCCGCCAGGGCGGGCGCAAAAGCCGCAGGCGTTGTGATCGACGATACCGCGGTCACGCCCGGTTACGTGATCGGGTTCGAGCCGAAGCGCGAGCTTCCCATTGTGGGCAGGATCGCCGCAGGATCGCTGCGCAACAAGCTGTTGATTCTGCTGCCAGCCGCCTTGGTGCTGAGCTACTTCCTTCCCTGGACGATTACGCCGCTGCTGATGCTGGGCGGAGCCTATCTCTGCTACGAAGGGGTCGAGAAGGTGCTCGAAGCGGTCATGCCCCATCAGGCACACCAGCATGAGGCCCAACTCGAAACGGTCGCCTTGAATGCGCAGTCGGTCGAGGACGAGAAGGTCGCAAGCGCTGTCAAGACCGACTTCATCCTCTCGGCCGAGATCATGGCGATCACGCTGGCGGCGCTCCCGGCGGGGAGCATTTGGAAGCAGGCGCTCGTGTTGGCGGTTGTGGCGATCGGAATCACCGTCGCCGTGTATGGCGTGGTCGCCCTGATCGTGAAAGCCGACGACGTTGGGGTGGCGCTTGCGACCAACGATCGTGCTTCGCTTGTCGGCCGCGCGCTCGGCCGCGGCATCGTTCGCAGCATGCCCGTGCTGCTGAAAATCCTCAGCGTCGTCGGCACCGCCGCCATGATCTGGGTGGGCGGCGGCATCATCCTGCATGGCCTCGAGGCCTACGGCCCGCCCGCGATCGAACACGCCGTCAAGGCGGCGGCGGAGGCAGTGGCGCACGCTGTGCCGCCGGTCGCCGCGCTTCTCGAATGGGTGGTTGAGGCCGCCATCTCCGGTGTCATCGGATTGCTGGTCGGCGCCGCATCGATCCCGGTCGTCGGATTTGTCGTCGCGCCGGCGTGGAAATGGCTGAAGCATCTTCTGCAACGCGGTCAGAACAGGCCGGCTCAGTGA